Part of the Flavobacterium sp. MDT1-60 genome, TCAAACAAGTTTTACCGGATAAAATCTTTTCGGATAGTAAAATAGATTCTAAAAATGTATTAATTGATAGTATGCTTTTAGAGTCGGTTGCGAATGACTCCTTGTCTTTGGAAAGTGATAGTATTGCTGAAGCTGAACAACAAGAAGCGCAGCAAGAAATTGTTTTTGAAAATACCGAAGGAATCGAATTTCCATCAGAAACGTTTGAAAACTATAAAGGATATCAATATTTGGTCTCGTTTTATGAAAAGCTATATCAATTAGAAAAAAATCCACAATCTAAAGTCCGTATCGCGTATTATGGCGATTCTATGACGGATGGCGATTTAATTGTTCAGGACGTAAGAACAAATTATCAGGAACGTTTTGGCGGAAATGGAGTTGGGTTTGTATCCATTACTTCAGAATCTGCTGCTTCGAGAGGTTCGGTAAAATCAGTTTATTCTAAAAACTGGAAAACGCAATCGTATTTAAATGTAAAGAGACCAATAAGCCCTTTTGGGGTAAACGGTCACGTATTTTTTGCAAATGATAAAGTCAATGCAACCTGGGTTCAATATGAAGTAGGAACCAATAAATATTCGACGACTTTAGATAATCCAGTATTGTTTTATGGAAAATCAACGAAAAGAGGAAATGTGAACTTTATCATAGGTAAAGATACACTTCGAAAAAATCTTGTTCCAAATAATTTAGTTAACAGCTTAAAAGTGGTTTCTGGAAGTATAAAAGCATTCAAAGCTAATTTTGTCCATGCCGATTCTATTCCTATTTACGGTTTCAATTTTGATAATGGAAGTGGTGTACATGTTGATAATTTTTCGCAGAGAGGAAACTCAGGATTGCCAATTTCGATGTTTGATGCCGATGTAATGAGGGCGTTCAATAACAGTCTAAAATATGATTTGGTTGTGTTGCATTACGGAACTAACGTCTTGAATTATGGTACCAAAAATTACCATTGGTACGAAAAAGGAATGAAAAAAGCCGTGAATAAAATAAAAGAGTCTTTTCCGGGAGTTTCTATTCTGATTGTTTCGACTGCTGATAAAGCAACCAAATATGATTTGGAAATGAAAACGGATTCGGCTGTTGTTCCTTTAATGAAAGCACAAAAAAGATATGCTTTAGAATCAGAATCCGGATTTGTGAATTTGTATACTTTAATGGGCGGAGATGGGTCTATGGTAAAATGGGTTGATGAAACTCCGGCAAGAGCCAATAAAGATTACACCCATTTTAATCAGCGTGGTGCAAAAGCAATCGGCAGATTATTATACGATCAGTTGAATAAAGGTTACGAAGAATATAAAATCTTACGAGAGAAACGTGATGCAACTTCTCGCCAGCAAAGGGCAGCGCGAAAAACAAACACAGATTCTGTTTCTGTAAAAAAAGATAGTCTAAATGAATAAACTTATTATTTTCTTCTGTTGTCTTTTTTTATCTCCAAATGATAAAATAGAAAAGACGGTCTCACTTCCAACATCCAAACCTATGAGTACTAAAACTGATACAACCGCAATTGATTCTTTTTCTGATGATAGGATTTATAACGCAAAAGTTTTAGAAAGTATTTTTCAGAAATTAAATGAAAATGATGTACATCAAAGTCAAAAAATCAACATTGTTCATATTGGAGATTCTCACATTCAGAGTGATTTAATGACCAACGAAATTAGAAAAAACCTACAGCAACGATTTGGAAATGCCGGCCGCGGTTTGGTTTTTCCGTATCAGTTAGCGAAAACAAACGGATCTTACAATGAGCGTTTTCGTTCAAACAGAACATGGGAAAGTTATCGAAACATTCATCCGCATAAAAATTATCCGGTTGGTTTAAGCGGAATTGGACTTTGGAGAGACAATGGGGGTTTTGCAGTTGAATTGAATGTAAAAGATCCTGCTTACAAATTCAATACAATTAAGATTATCACACCTCAAAATCAGAATATGTTTGATTTGGCAACATCATCACAAACCAATATTATTCAGTCGACAGAGCGAAAAGTAATTAAACATAAAATAAAAAAGGGTGAAGCAATTTCAACAATTGCAGATAAATATAATATTTCGGTTGCTGAAATTAAACAAGCAAATGGTTTGAAATCGAATAACATTCGCGCTGGAAGAACATTGAAAATTCCGACGAATGAAACAAAACCAAAAACGATCAAAAGTTCAGCGTTTGTTTCTTTAAATGTCGAATCGGATTCTTTTTCACATTATTATAATTCTGAAAAGGCATTAGATAAAATATTTTTGATTCCGAATAAAGACGCTTCAAAATTTGAACTAAACGGAATTGTTTTAGAAAAAGATGCACCAGGATTACTTTATAGCAGTATTGGCGTAAATGGAGCAAAATTTTCAGATTATAATAAATATCCGTTATTCTTTGAGCAATTAAAAACTTTGCATCCGGACTTACTTGTTTTTTCACTAGGAACAAATGAAAGCTACGATCACATGGAAGCTTCGGCTTATATCAAAGAATTGCGCCAGTTTATAAAAAACATAAAGGATCAAAATATCAATGTTCCAATAATTGTGATGACGCCGCCGCCTTCTTTGCTTAAAGCAAGAAGACCTAATATTTACGTTCATGATTATGCAAAAAGTATCCTCGGAATTGCAAAAGAAGATGGTTTTGCAGTTTGGGATTTATATGATGAATTTGGCGGGATGGAAGGTGTCCGGAAATTAAAAGTAGAAAAATTAATTGGCCCGGATTATGTTCACTATTCGAAAAAAGGATACGAAAAACAAGGAAACTTGTTTACACAGGCGTTTTTAAAAGCATACGATAATTTTAAACTAAAAAATTAAGTTGATTACAATTGATAGCATAAATAATTGGTTTGTTCAAAACTTTGGGGAAGTTACTTTAGAACAGGCTAAAAGCTGGTTTATTTATAATCCCGACGAAAAATTATTATTTAATACCGGTTTATTTCTGGGTTTATTTCTGGTTTTTTATTTTGTGTATGGTTTTTTACGCAAGACATTTTACCTGAGATTAACGTACGTTATTCTATTCTCGCTTTTCTTTTATTATAAATCAAGCGGAATTTACTTTTTA contains:
- a CDS encoding LysM peptidoglycan-binding domain-containing protein, translated to MSTKTDTTAIDSFSDDRIYNAKVLESIFQKLNENDVHQSQKINIVHIGDSHIQSDLMTNEIRKNLQQRFGNAGRGLVFPYQLAKTNGSYNERFRSNRTWESYRNIHPHKNYPVGLSGIGLWRDNGGFAVELNVKDPAYKFNTIKIITPQNQNMFDLATSSQTNIIQSTERKVIKHKIKKGEAISTIADKYNISVAEIKQANGLKSNNIRAGRTLKIPTNETKPKTIKSSAFVSLNVESDSFSHYYNSEKALDKIFLIPNKDASKFELNGIVLEKDAPGLLYSSIGVNGAKFSDYNKYPLFFEQLKTLHPDLLVFSLGTNESYDHMEASAYIKELRQFIKNIKDQNINVPIIVMTPPPSLLKARRPNIYVHDYAKSILGIAKEDGFAVWDLYDEFGGMEGVRKLKVEKLIGPDYVHYSKKGYEKQGNLFTQAFLKAYDNFKLKN
- a CDS encoding SGNH/GDSL hydrolase family protein; protein product: MNTKSYFFQSFAIVALAFIAFIGFKQVLPDKIFSDSKIDSKNVLIDSMLLESVANDSLSLESDSIAEAEQQEAQQEIVFENTEGIEFPSETFENYKGYQYLVSFYEKLYQLEKNPQSKVRIAYYGDSMTDGDLIVQDVRTNYQERFGGNGVGFVSITSESAASRGSVKSVYSKNWKTQSYLNVKRPISPFGVNGHVFFANDKVNATWVQYEVGTNKYSTTLDNPVLFYGKSTKRGNVNFIIGKDTLRKNLVPNNLVNSLKVVSGSIKAFKANFVHADSIPIYGFNFDNGSGVHVDNFSQRGNSGLPISMFDADVMRAFNNSLKYDLVVLHYGTNVLNYGTKNYHWYEKGMKKAVNKIKESFPGVSILIVSTADKATKYDLEMKTDSAVVPLMKAQKRYALESESGFVNLYTLMGGDGSMVKWVDETPARANKDYTHFNQRGAKAIGRLLYDQLNKGYEEYKILREKRDATSRQQRAARKTNTDSVSVKKDSLNE